A DNA window from Brassica napus cultivar Da-Ae chromosome C1, Da-Ae, whole genome shotgun sequence contains the following coding sequences:
- the LOC106391880 gene encoding probable purine permease 22, with protein sequence MHLKTCYIISGDQNLEANLIDHEVNDSSSVPQTKNYKKWLRVSIYVFLVLTCQALSTILGRLYYENGGKSTWMVTVLQRIGFPLLFLYKFFSLNKQQEKTDPSFINTTLVLAYICLGLLASAISYMSSVGLLYLPVSTFSLIFASQLAFTALFSYFLNSQKFTPDIVNSLFLLTVSSALLVFNNESQNIRNVSRVEYVVGFIFTISASAGIGLILSLVQLILTKVLKKPSFSAVMDMAIYQTLVSCCVVLIGLFASGEWKLIASEMRNYRLGKVSYVMTLSSAAMSSQVYTIGAVGLIFESSSVFSNTVTAVGLPIVPVVAAIVFHDKMDALKIFSIVLAIWGFLSFAYQHYLDEKKLKTRHTNHVEEDTQV encoded by the coding sequence ATGCATCTGAAAACATGTTATATCATTTCAGGTGACCAGAACTTAGAAGCAAACCTAATAGACCATGAGGTAAATGACTCATCCTCGGTACCTCAAACCAAGAACTACAAGAAGTGGCTCAGAGTCTCCATTTATGTATTCCTTGTCCTCACCTGCCAAGCACTTTCTACAATCCTGGGCAGATTGTATTATGAAAACGGTGGGAAGAGCACATGGATGGTAACAGTTCTCCAACGCATAGGCTTCCCTCTTTTGTTTCTATACAAATTCTTTTCACTAAACAAACAACAAGAAAAAACAGATCCAAGTTTCATAAACACCACTCTTGTATTAGCTTACATATGTCTTGGCCTCTTAGCATCTGCCATCAGTTATATGTCTTCAGTTGGGTTGCTCTACTTACCAGTTTCTACTTTCTCCCTCATCTTTGCCTCGCAGTTAGCCTTCACCGCCTTATTCTCCTACTTCCTCAACTCTCAAAAGTTCACTCCTGACATTGTCAACTCTCTATTTCTCCTTACTGTTTCCTCTGCACTCCTTGTGTTCAACAACGAGTCTCAAAACATAAGAAATGTCTCAAGAGTAGAGTATGTGGTAGGTTTCATATTCACCATCAGTGCCTCTGCTGGGATCGGACTGATTTTATCGCTGGTACAACTAATCCTCACAAAAGTTTTGAAGAAACCTTCGTTCTCAGCGGTCATGGACATGGCTATTTACCAGACATTAGTTTCATGCTGTGTGGTTCTGATAGGGCTTTTTGCTAGTGGGGAGTGGAAACTTATAGCAAGCGAGATGCGAAACTACAGACTCGGGAAGGTGTCATACGTTATGACTTTGTCCTCGGCTGCTATGTCCTCGCAAGTCTACACTATTGGTGCTGTGGGATTGATCTTTGAGTCATCTTCCGTGTTCTCCAATACCGTAACTGCTGTGGGGTTGCCTATAGTTCCTGTTGTAGCAGCGATAGTTTTCCATGATAAGATGGATGCACTGAAGATCTTCTCCATCGTTTTAGCTATATGGGGCTTCCTCTCATTTGCCTATCAGCATTACCTCGACGAAAAGAAGTTGAAGACTCGCCACACAAACCATGTTGAGGAAGATACACAAGTCTGA
- the LOC106391879 gene encoding probable purine permease 10, whose amino-acid sequence MNGDQELQVIVQQGKEPNTTVQEERNQTGVTHSNTYKRWLRVAVYTFFVISGQSVATILGRIYYDNGGNSKWLATVVQLVGFPVLLPYYLLSIKTHTTTHRDDGKAASLKNRVLVYVVLGVLVGADCYLYSIGLLYLPVSTYSLICASQLAFNAFFSYFLNSQKLTPIILNSLLLLTISSTLLAFNNEDSNSQKVTKAQYVTSFLCTIGASAGFGLVLSLQQLAFRRVLKRQTFTEVMDMIIYMSLVASCVSLVGLFASSEWKTLSSEMDNYKLGKVSYVMNLVWTAITWQVFNIGGTGLIFELSSLFSNAISVLGLPVVPIMAVIIFHDKMNGLKVISMILAIWGFMSYVYQHYLDDKNLKRSVGIQRVESSDTTEAEGPNGQKIETSAS is encoded by the exons ATGAATGGTGATCAAGAACTACAAGTCATCG TTCAGCAGGGAAAAGAACCAAACACAACAGtacaagaagaaagaaaccaaaCAGGAGTAactcactcaaacacatacaaaCGGTGGCTCCGGGTGGCGGTCTATACATTCTTTGTCATCTCAGGTCAATCAGTTGCTACAATTCTGGGAAGAATCTACTATGACAACGGAGGAAACAGCAAGTGGCTAGCAACGGTTGTTCAACTCGTAGGCTTTCCTGTTCTGCTTCCATATTATCTATTGTCAATCAAAACACATACAACAACTCATAGAGATGATGGCAAAGCAGCCTCACTTAAGAACCGTGTGTTGGTTTACGTAGTTCTTGGAGTTCTTGTAGGAGCAGATTGCTATTTATACTCCATAGGACTGCTTTACCTACCTGTTTCAACCTATTCACTCATCTGTGCATCTCAGCTAGCCTTCAACGCTTTCTTCTCTTATTTCCTCAACTCACAGAAGCTCACTCCCATCATTTTGAATTCTCTTTTGCTCCTAACTATATCCTCCACCCTCCTCGCCTTCAACAACGAGGATTCAAACTCTCAGAAAGTTACAAAAGCACAGTATGTCACAAGCTTCTTATGCACTATCGGTGCTTCTGCTGGGTTTGGTCTAGTCTTATCCTTACAACAGCTAGCATTCCGTAGAGTACTAAAGAGGCAGACTTTCACAGAAGTTATGGATATGATCATCTACATGAGTCTAGTGGCCAGCTGTGTTAGCTTGGTGGGGCTTTTCGCTAGCAGCGAGTGGAAAACTCTAAGCAGTGAGATGGACAACTATAAGCTTGGGAAGGTGTCTTACGTTATGAACCTGGTGTGGACAGCTATTACCTGGCAAGTATTCAACATCGGCGGCACGGGACTGATCTTTGAGCTTTCCTCTCTGTTCTCAAATGCGATAAGCGTATTGGGGCTGCCCGTGGTTCCTATTATGGCTGTCATAATTTTTCATGATAAAATGAATGGGTTAAAGGTGATTTCTATGATCTTGGCTATTTGGGGTTTCATGTCCTATGTCTACCAACACTATCTTGATGACAAAAACTTGAAGAGAAGTGTTGGAATCCAAAGAGTAGAATCCTCTGACACAACAGAAGCAGAAGGACCAAATGGGCAAAAGATAGAGACGTCAGCAAGCTGA
- the LOC111215166 gene encoding UDP-N-acetylglucosamine transferase subunit ALG14 homolog — MEEHHCCFYSKMLSRFSISSFMLSLVIVLVVRVLYVMYQCGKPFPKGASRSFTTLIVLGSGGHTAEMLSLLSVLRMDRFTPRFYIAAATDNMSLHKARSFEDSLADKPAVKEDSLQYTQIYRSREVGQSYVTSVWTTILATVHALWLMIRIRPQVILCNGPGTCIPLCVIAFLFKVVGIRWSSIFYVESVARVKKLSLSGLLLYRLRLADQFFVQWPQLQNKYPRAHYVGCLM, encoded by the exons ATGGAGGAACACCACTGCTGCTTTTACTCCAAGATGCTCTCAAGATTTAGCATCAGTTCCTTCATGCTTAGTTTGGTGATTGTTCTAGTGGTCCGTGTACTATATGTTATGTACCAGTGTGGCAAACCCTTTCCCAAAGGAGCTTCACGATCGTTTACTACTCTTATTGTTCTTGGTTCTG GGGGACACACGGCAGAGATGTTGAGTCTCCTCTCTGTTTTGCGCATGGACAGATTCACCCCCAGGTTTTACATCGCTGCAGCTACTGATAACATGAGTCTCCACAAAGCTCGTTCCTTTGAAGACTCTCTAGCTGACAAG CCTGCTGTTAAGGAAGACTCCTTACAATACACTCAAATTTACCGGAGTCGAGAAGTTGGTCAGTCTTATGTGACTTCTGTTTGGACTACCATTCTTGCCACTGTTCACGCTCTCTGGCTAATGATCCGGATCAGACCCCAAGTG ATTCTTTGTAATGGTCCTGGGACATGTATTCCTCTCTGTGTGATCGCTTTCTTGTTCAAG GTGGTGGGAATCAGATGGTCATCGATCTTTTATGTTGAGAGTGTAGCAAGAGTTAAGAAGCTCTCATTAAGTGGATTGCTGCTTTACAGGTTAAGGCTAGCTGATCAGTTCTTTGTTCAATGGCCACAACTGCAAAACAAGTATCCTCGGGCTCACTATGTTGGTTGCCTGATGTAA